The genomic DNA GGTCTTTGCAGCGCCGGAGAGGCCTTCAACCTGAAGGACCGCCTTGGCCCACTCAAAGCGATTAAGTGTTTTCTCACCCATGGCGCACCGCCAGGCTTGCACCAAGTGCAATTTTGGGAGTATGGTGGCGCGAAAGCTCAGTCGCTTTTTCATGCAGTTTGACCTCGGATGCGCCCGCCAGCGCTCCGGGGTTTTTCTTTGGATGTTCGGTCAGACTGTGTCCCAGTCGTTCACCTAACAGATTGAACCGCTGCGTAGCGCAAAGATGCTCTGTGTCCCAATAGGTTGATTGATTTAGCTGTATAATTCCACTTTTTTGGCAGTTCTGCCGGGGTCGCCATTATTATTCGCCCTCTTGGGGTTCAGATAGCTGCGGAATGTGCTTCTGTTTGTGGGCTTGCGCAGAGGTCTATTCGGCTGGCGATGATGCGGGCGAGGGGGTGGAAGGGCGGACGCAGGTGCAGGCGCTCGGGGGATGTTGCGAATCCGTCCGGCAGGAAGGTCAGCAGACCGCGGGCGGTTTCTGCGATTGTGTCGGCCATGTCGGGGTGCGTGCGCAGAAGTTTTTCCTTGTCGAAGACGAACCGGCACATGAGATCGGAGATAATGTCGGACACCAACGTGTCATGCGCGGACATGGTGTAGCCCTTGCGCCCCGCCAATCCGCCCGCATGGATAAGGGATTGATAGGCTGAGGTCGCGGGTGCGTTCTGGCTGTATCCTTCGCGGAAATATGAGATCGCGGAGGCGCCGAGGCCGATCAGTGTGGGGCTGTCATCATCGGTGTAGCCTTGAAAGTTCCGCCTCAGGGTGCCCGCCTGCGCGGCTCGGGCCAAGCTGTCGGTGGAGCGGGCGAAGTGATCGATCCCGACGGGGAGATAGCCCGCGGTTTCGAAATGGTCGCGCGCGATTTCGGACAGGATGAAACGCGCGTCGGGGGAGGGCAGATCCTCGTCCTTGATCATCACCTGCCGCTTCGACATCCATGGTACATGCGCGTAGCCGTAAATCGCCAGCCGGTCCGGCTGCAGATCGCGCACCCGGTCTAGTGTCGCGCGAAAGGTTGCCTCCGTCTGGCGTGGCAATCCGTAAAGCAGATCGATGTTGAGACTGCGAACCCCATCGCCGCGCAGCCTGTCGATGACGTCGCGCGTCTGGGCGGGGCTTTGGCGTCTGCCGATGGCCTCTTGCACGGCAGCTTCGAAATCCTGCACGCCGACGCTTGCACGCTGCAGCCCGTAACTCGCCAGGATATCGAGAGTGTCGGGGTCCGCTTCGGTCGGGTCGACCTCTACCGAGAATTCGAAGCGGTCGGATTGTGCAAAGGCATCAAAGAGGGCGGCCAGCAAGCGGTCCATCGTATGCGCGGTCAGGATCGTGGGCGTGCCGCCCCCCAGATGCAGCCGCCGCATGCGAATACCCGGTGCGAGGCGGGACCGAACGCGCCTGATCTCGGCCAGCAGCGTTTCGATATAGGCGTCTATCGGCGCGCTGGTCTGGGTGCCTTGGGTCCGACAGGCGCAGAACCAGCAAAGCCGTTTGCAGAAAGGGATGTGGACATAAACAGATATTTCGTCGCTGTTTGGGACCGCGTGCAGCCACTTTTCCTGCCGCGCGGCGCCAACGCCGGGAAGGAAGTGGTTGGCGGGGGGATAGCTGGTGTAGCGGGGGACTTTCGCGTCAAAAAGTCCGTAGCGTCGAAGGTGGTCGATTTGTTCCATGAGGTCGTTTATGCTGAGCCCAACGCAAACCCTCCTTGATCCAGATCAAAAAAATGAACATTGAAATATCCGCACCGGTGAAGTGCAGTGCCTGTCCAATTCGCCACCGTGCTGTTTGCGCGCGGTGTGATAACGCCGAACTGGTGGCCCTAGACTGCATCAAGAGTTATCGCAGCTTCAAAGCGGGGGATGCGATCTTGTGGCGGGGCGAGCCGCTGAACTTTGTGGCGTCGGTGGTCGAAGGTGTGGCGGCACTTTCCAAAACGCTCGAGGACGGGCGCACACAGATGGTGGGTCTCTTGCTGCCGTCCGATTTTATCGGGCGCCCGGGGCGCAGCGAAATCGAATTCGACGTCACGGCGACGACAGACGTCACATTGTGCTGCTTCGAGCATCGTCCTTTCGAGAAAATGGTGATCGAGACGCCCCACCTGTCGCAGCGGCTGATGGAGCTTGCTCTGGATGAACTGGATGCGGCGCGCGACTGGATGTTGTTGCTGGGCCGCAAGACGGCGCGTGAAAAGATCGCAACCTTTATAGAGATGCTGGTGCGTCGGTCGCGCGTGGCAGAACTGGGGGCCGATGCGCAGATTCCGATGCATCTGACCCGTGAGCAGATCGCGAATTACCTTGGCCTCACGCTGGAAACCGTCAGCCGGCAGTTCAATGCGCTCAAGAAAGACGGGATCATCGGATTTTCTGACCGCCGGCATTTCCAGGTGACAAACCTTGCCGCTTTGCACGACGCGACAGGCGACGATGCCGATGGGGGCATGATTACGTAAAGCGCCCCGGATCAGCGCAAAGTTGATCCAGATCAAAGCCGCTGTGCGCAGCTCTTTCTAGAAGGAGGATGCGAACAGGGGCGTCATGCGATGCTCTGACAAGTCGAGGGCATTGTAATGGAATACTTCAAACTCATTCTTCTGGGTCTTGTGGCGATCATCGCTGCGATAGCCAGCAACTGGGGGCATGATCTGGCCTTCCGGGTGCATGGTTTTCTGATCATGGCGATTGCGGCAGGCATGTTCATCTGGGTGCTGCGCAACACCGACGAGCCGCGCGTGATGAGCTATGACAACGGAAACTATTTTGACGGTGTTATCCGGGCGGGCGTCATTGCGACCGCATTCTGGGGCGTTGCCGGGTTTCTGGTGGGCACGTTCATCGCCTTCCAACTGGCGTTTCCGGTGCTGAATTTCGATTGGGGCCAGCCTTTTACCAACTTCGGCAGACTGCGCCCGCTGCACACCTCTGCGGTGATCTTTGCGTTTGGCGGCAACGCCCTGATCGCAACCTCGTTTTACGTGGTGCAACGCACCAGCGGCACGCGGCTTTGGGGCGGCAATACAGCATGGTTCGTGTTCTGGGGCTACCAGCTTTTCATCGTGCTGGCGGCGACGGGATATCTGCTCGGGGCAACACAGTCCAAAGAATACGCCGAACCCGAATGGTACATCGACATCTGGCTGACGATCGTCTGGCTGGCCTATCTCGCGGTCTATCTCGGCACAATTTTCAAGCGCCGTGAAAAGCATATCTACGTGGCCAACTGGTTCTTCCTGAGCTTCATCATCACGGTCGCCATGCTGCATGTGGTGAACAACCTGTCGATCCCCGTCAGCATCTGGGGCAGCAAATCCGTGCAGGTGTTCTCCGGTGTGCAGGATGCCATGACGCAGTGGTGGTATGGCCACAACGCCGTGGGCTTTTTCCTGACGGCGGGTTTCCTGGGGATGATGTACTACTTTGTTCCCAAACAGGCCGGTCGCCCGATCTACAGCTACAAACTGTCGATCATCCACTTCTGGGCGCTGATCTTTCTGTATATCTGGGCGGGTCCACACCACTTGCATTACACCGCCTTGCCCGATTGGGCGGCGACCCTTGGCATGGTGTTTTCCATCGTGCTGTGGATGCCCAGCTGGGGTGGCATGATCAACGGCCTGATGACGCTGCAAGGCGCGTGGGACAAGCTGCGGACCGATCCGATCTTGCGGATGTTCGTCCTGAGCCTCGGGTTCTACGGCATGTCCACCTTCGAGGGGCCGATGATGTCCATCCGGGCGGTCAATTCCCTGAGCCACTATACAGACTGGACCATCGGTCACGTGCATTCCGGCGCGCTGGGCTGGAACGGCATGATCACTTTTGCCTGCCTTTACTTCCTCACACCGAAACTGTGGGGCCGGGCGCAGATGTATTCGATGTCCGCCATCAACTGGCACTTCTGGTTGGCCACACTGGGTATCGTTCTTTACGCCGCTTCGATGTGGGTCGCTGGGATTACCGAAGGGTTGATGTGGCGCGAGGTCGACGATCAGGGCTTCTTGGTGAACTCGTTCGCCGACACGGTCAGCGCCAAATACCTCATGTACATCGTACGCGGGATTGGCGGGGTGCTGTTCCTGTCGGGGGCGCTGGTGATGGTCTGGAACATGTTCATGACCATCCGCGGGGCACAGCCCGCGACCGCCGCCCTGCCCAACGCAACCCCAGCCGAATAAGGAGCAACACCAATGGCATTTCTGGATAAACACGCCATCCTTGAACGCAGCCCGACCTTGCTGCTGACCTTTTCGCTGCTGGTCGTGACAGTGGGCGGGATTGTCGAAATCGCGCCGCTGTTCTGGCTCGAGAACACCATCGAGGAAGTGGAGGGCGTACGCCCCTACTCACCGCTCGAACTGACAGGGCGCGACATTTATATCCGTGAAGGGTGCTACACCTGTCACAGCCAGATGATCCGGCCCATGCGCGACGAAGTCGAACGCTACGGTCACTACTCGCTGGCGGCGGAATCGATGTACGACCATCCCTTCCAGTGGGGATCGAAACGCACCGGGCCGGATCTGGCGCGTGTCGGCAACCGGTATTCGGACGCCTGGCATGTGGATCACCTGATGGATCCGCAGTCTGTCGTACCCGAAAGCATCATGCCCAAATACGCGTTTCTCGCGCAGACCAACGTGTCGGCGGACCAGATCGAGCCGCTTTTGCGCACACACCGTTTCGTGGGCGTGCCCTACACGGACGAAATGATCGACGCGGCGGCGGCCGATCTGCGGGTGCAGGCCGATCCTGATGGTGACTATGACGACATGCTTGAACGGTATCCCGGAGCGGCCGTCAGCAACTTTGACGGCCAGCGGGCGCTGACCGAAATGG from Sulfitobacter sp. S190 includes the following:
- the hemN gene encoding oxygen-independent coproporphyrinogen III oxidase → MEQIDHLRRYGLFDAKVPRYTSYPPANHFLPGVGAARQEKWLHAVPNSDEISVYVHIPFCKRLCWFCACRTQGTQTSAPIDAYIETLLAEIRRVRSRLAPGIRMRRLHLGGGTPTILTAHTMDRLLAALFDAFAQSDRFEFSVEVDPTEADPDTLDILASYGLQRASVGVQDFEAAVQEAIGRRQSPAQTRDVIDRLRGDGVRSLNIDLLYGLPRQTEATFRATLDRVRDLQPDRLAIYGYAHVPWMSKRQVMIKDEDLPSPDARFILSEIARDHFETAGYLPVGIDHFARSTDSLARAAQAGTLRRNFQGYTDDDSPTLIGLGASAISYFREGYSQNAPATSAYQSLIHAGGLAGRKGYTMSAHDTLVSDIISDLMCRFVFDKEKLLRTHPDMADTIAETARGLLTFLPDGFATSPERLHLRPPFHPLARIIASRIDLCASPQTEAHSAAI
- the fnrL gene encoding transcriptional regulator FnrL translates to MNIEISAPVKCSACPIRHRAVCARCDNAELVALDCIKSYRSFKAGDAILWRGEPLNFVASVVEGVAALSKTLEDGRTQMVGLLLPSDFIGRPGRSEIEFDVTATTDVTLCCFEHRPFEKMVIETPHLSQRLMELALDELDAARDWMLLLGRKTAREKIATFIEMLVRRSRVAELGADAQIPMHLTREQIANYLGLTLETVSRQFNALKKDGIIGFSDRRHFQVTNLAALHDATGDDADGGMIT
- the ccoN gene encoding cytochrome-c oxidase, cbb3-type subunit I; the protein is MEYFKLILLGLVAIIAAIASNWGHDLAFRVHGFLIMAIAAGMFIWVLRNTDEPRVMSYDNGNYFDGVIRAGVIATAFWGVAGFLVGTFIAFQLAFPVLNFDWGQPFTNFGRLRPLHTSAVIFAFGGNALIATSFYVVQRTSGTRLWGGNTAWFVFWGYQLFIVLAATGYLLGATQSKEYAEPEWYIDIWLTIVWLAYLAVYLGTIFKRREKHIYVANWFFLSFIITVAMLHVVNNLSIPVSIWGSKSVQVFSGVQDAMTQWWYGHNAVGFFLTAGFLGMMYYFVPKQAGRPIYSYKLSIIHFWALIFLYIWAGPHHLHYTALPDWAATLGMVFSIVLWMPSWGGMINGLMTLQGAWDKLRTDPILRMFVLSLGFYGMSTFEGPMMSIRAVNSLSHYTDWTIGHVHSGALGWNGMITFACLYFLTPKLWGRAQMYSMSAINWHFWLATLGIVLYAASMWVAGITEGLMWREVDDQGFLVNSFADTVSAKYLMYIVRGIGGVLFLSGALVMVWNMFMTIRGAQPATAALPNATPAE
- the ccoO gene encoding cytochrome-c oxidase, cbb3-type subunit II, which translates into the protein MAFLDKHAILERSPTLLLTFSLLVVTVGGIVEIAPLFWLENTIEEVEGVRPYSPLELTGRDIYIREGCYTCHSQMIRPMRDEVERYGHYSLAAESMYDHPFQWGSKRTGPDLARVGNRYSDAWHVDHLMDPQSVVPESIMPKYAFLAQTNVSADQIEPLLRTHRFVGVPYTDEMIDAAAADLRVQADPDGDYDDMLERYPGAAVSNFDGQRALTEMDALIAYLQVMGTMVDFSTFTPDASR